The following proteins are co-located in the Spinactinospora alkalitolerans genome:
- a CDS encoding ArsR/SmtB family transcription factor → MKSSQSCTRVDFASIATIRVGVTFNLYASVFALACDGICAVRGTAARSPAAVMVDSLPVASKRALLPIVARGHSLSPDCLTPGIPTRDSPLAEELDRLRSLSRDDVRSDLERTFADTGVPAHWLPVWRNPRRWVEEVTFAFDHIGTYLEGTWRRSTGQREREAQRIGTAVARGGIDVALAAAHPRGRLRGMSLQFPDSDPVQLSADGRWIVLTPMVGRPRSAPCNLDRPDVLWFGYPLDGPCEEAEHARSCAELDALLTPIRAHLLRCLDRELPMSAVPALLACSPPTATHHCAQLAKAGLIHRHRRGRSVSIARTQRGDLLLEAYSARP, encoded by the coding sequence GTGAAATCCAGCCAGTCGTGCACCCGCGTGGACTTCGCAAGCATCGCAACGATCCGCGTCGGTGTCACCTTCAACCTCTACGCCAGCGTGTTCGCCCTGGCCTGCGACGGCATATGCGCCGTGCGCGGGACAGCTGCGCGCTCGCCCGCGGCGGTGATGGTGGACTCGCTGCCTGTGGCGTCCAAGCGTGCGCTTCTGCCGATCGTGGCCCGAGGCCACTCACTCTCTCCCGACTGCCTCACCCCCGGTATCCCCACGCGCGATAGCCCGCTGGCCGAGGAGTTGGACCGGCTCCGCTCTCTGAGCCGCGACGACGTGCGCAGCGACCTCGAACGCACCTTCGCCGACACGGGGGTGCCCGCACATTGGCTGCCGGTGTGGCGGAATCCGCGCCGCTGGGTCGAAGAGGTGACCTTCGCCTTCGACCACATCGGCACCTACCTGGAAGGCACCTGGAGGCGCAGCACCGGCCAGCGCGAACGCGAGGCCCAGCGAATCGGGACTGCCGTGGCCCGCGGCGGGATCGACGTCGCTCTGGCCGCCGCTCACCCTCGCGGTCGGCTGCGTGGCATGAGCCTGCAATTCCCGGACTCCGATCCGGTCCAGTTGAGCGCGGATGGCCGCTGGATCGTGCTGACTCCCATGGTCGGACGGCCGCGGTCGGCGCCCTGCAATCTCGACCGCCCCGATGTCCTGTGGTTCGGCTATCCACTGGACGGGCCGTGCGAGGAGGCCGAGCACGCGCGCTCGTGCGCCGAGCTCGACGCGCTGCTCACACCGATCCGTGCCCACCTGCTGCGCTGCCTGGACCGCGAACTTCCAATGAGCGCCGTTCCCGCCCTGCTCGCTTGCAGCCCGCCCACCGCGACCCATCACTGCGCGCAGCTCGCCAAGGCCGGGCTGATTCACCGCCACCGGCGGGGGCGCTCAGTGAGCATCGCCCGCACTCAGAGGGGCGATCTGTTGCTGGAAGCCTATTCGGCGAGGCCATAG